The Brassica oleracea var. oleracea cultivar TO1000 chromosome C7, BOL, whole genome shotgun sequence sequence CTATATGTGTAAATTAGGCGCTGGACGAGATAATGACGAGGCAACATCAGATGATGGCATTCGTCGACAAGAAAAAGAAAAAGAAGAGGAAGGTAAGAAGAAGAACACATTAAACTACAGCACCCTTTTTTTTTTAACGAAAAACTATAGCACCTTAAAAGATTGATTATATCCGAATACTTATCTACTTTTTTTTTGCATTTGCAGTTCTTACTGAAAGGCTGCTTCGGTGGAGTATCTTCAGCCTCCAGCTTGTAAAATAAGCTTTAGAAGTCTCGTCTTGTCTCTGCTTAGGACTCTCTCTTTCTCTGTAATTGTTGCATGATTGTTCCCATTTCTTCCTCAGTTGTTTTGTTGATAGAAAACTTATAAATGAGCAATTTGTCATGATCATCAACATAAAAGAGAGAGAACTCTACTCTCTTAGGAAAAACAAAAGAATCACTCATCTTAATGCAACAGATTACTAATTTGTTTATACATATGGTCGTTACATATCACTTTTATAAGAATTCCAAAACTCATCATCATCATCTCCCTCATTATCCTCACATTCATCTCGTCCGTTATTCTCAATATCCCCACCGTCCGGTTCCTTAACGCCAGCTACTCCATCACCCGTCTCCTCAGACTTCGCAAGCTCCTCCTACACCACATCAAATACATACATCATTTTAGCTTCTTCTGAATGAAAAAAAATTAACAGACTTTGGCGCCAACTTGAAGAAGAATATATCCGAATGCTTACATTCTCAGGAACATCAGTAGTTGTCTCTGCCTCTTCTCCATCTTCTGCTTCCCTTTCAGCTGCAGCTTCTTGCTGAAGAAGCTTCTTAATCAAAGTATGGAAATGAGTAATATCTACAGGAAGAAACACACAAAACGTTCTAATTTCTCCTCTCGCTCAACCAAGAAACTACACAGAGAGAGAGAAAGGATCTATCACGTTTCGAGCGAGTTGATAATGCATCGCTAAGCTTCAATGGATTCCTTCGTTCTTCCAATTTAAACTTGAGTTTGATCTGTTGACACGTTCTATCAGGAAACAATTGTTGTACCATCGATAGATTGCCCCCAAACTCTTGAATTCGCTTTAGACCAAACAGAAAAACACAAGAAAGATCTTATAACGATTGTGAACAAAAACAATATATCTTCAGCAAAAAAAACACCCACATTTAAATAACCAGTGAGATCAAAGTTGATTACCTCATAGAAGAGTTCTGTATCTTGCTTTGACCATCTAGTTCTGGGAGTCTTTTTCATATACGTTTGATAGTTCACCGGTGAGTCTGGTTTAACAACGTTATTTTCTTGATTTTCAGTCTCCGCCATACCAAATTCATCTTCTGCGTCAAAACCTTGTGAATAATAATGGTTATCCTCCGATGCGTTCGTATTACTGCACATAACATACACTCCATCAGATGAAGAATACAAACTAAAACATTCTTGATTTTATCATCTCCCACTTTCAATCTTCTCAGAGATGAATGAATTATAGTGTACCTTTCTTGGGTTGGCGGCACAACAGGAGCTCCCTTTGCTTCCTTTTTCTGTATATTAACAAGAAGGAAAGATGAGGATCCAAGCAAAACAGAGCTCAAATGAAAGCATGTATTTAAATAAAACCTCCATCCATTCTCTATATTCAACAAGGCGAAGCATATCTTTAATGGGCAGAAATTTGATTTCATCATCCGGAGTTTCAAGCAATTCCTTCTCCACTAGACCAAAACATGAAAACAGTTTGTCAGAAACTAGATTATAATTTCTGTTGTAGAGAATTTGGTTCAGCTAGTTTACATGTTCTGTTTCTTTTCCAACGACTTGAATGCTTGAACTTCTTCTTCTGAGGAGTCTCGCTAGACTTATTTGGTTCTTCTTCACTAGTGGTTTTCTGCTTTCTAGCTCTCTTCGATTTTCCCTTTTTGCTTTCTCTTCCTGACCGTGTTGCTTCTTCTTCTACTGTAGTCCCCAACCCATTTCCTTCTTCTCCTATAACATGATCTTCGTGTTCCTCTCCGCCAGGAACCTGATCAAAAGTATTAAAAAAGCGGAGCCAACTCAAAACAGTGCGCCTGGAAAAGCTAAACCCAATTTGTCAAAACATTCTTTCTTACCGTATTCGTCGCAGTGACCATAACCTTAGACTGGTTAGCAGCCGTTGGATAATCAACAGAGTAATGAGACTCAGGTTCTTCAATCACAGCGTCTTGCAATCTAGGCTTTGGTTGGATCTTTCCACTATGTTGCTCTGCACAAGTACAACATTATGTTTCGGTCACTAGATATATTTGACAGAATCAAAGCATATGAATTTCAATATTCAGTGCTTTAAAATTACCATATGCAGCGGTGATGCCTTCCTCCTGTATAATATTAAGAGTCTCCATGTTCCAATGGCACTCGTCATCCTGTAACAAATTTTTAAAACTTGAAAAATAATAAGTAAACTTAGAGTAGAAGAAGTGGGACATCAGCATAAAAAGAGTATTCTCACACATACCCCTGTTTGCATACTTTGAGTAACAAAATCTCCAAACGTTGCAGAATCTAGACTTTTGGGATCATCAGGAGGATTTGCAGGTGCCGCCTCTGTGCCATTATCACATTTCTTTCCCTCGGAATTTACGTTAGAACAAGGACGAAGAACAGAAAGCCCTTGTGAGAATACATTCTGAAAGAAAGAAGAAAAAACGTTTTGCATAATGAGAAAACACGTAGCAGAGACGTTAAAAAGCAATTTAAAAGGTAGAGAGAAAGCGACCTTACCTCTTTAGAGATTGGTACAACGGTGGATTGGTTAATGAGTTCACTATCAGGGACAACAGTTGAAACATCTGCAAAACAGAATCCCAAATCTTTAAGATATTTTTGAAAACAACATATAAAATACAAGTTGGCTGAAAGAGGGAAGAAACCATCAAGAGAAACAGGATCTTGGCTTTGTGTTGCTGAGAGCATTTCACTGGGAAGAAGGGTAGAGAGTGTTGTTGGTTGGGAGGTTGAAAGAGAGAGTTGCTTCTTCTTGGGCTGTGGTCTACCTTTCGGTTTAAACTTTGCACCAGCCCTAGCTATTCCTAAATCCCAAATCCATATGTTTCAGCCAAATGATTTTAATCCAAATAAAAAAAAGAGAGTAGTGAAACTAATCAAAGTGGATAAAGGAAATAAAAAGCAATTACCAGCTGGTGCAGCAGGAGGTTGATCATCGAAGTCTAAATCCATAAGACTTTGACTTGTCCCTTTTCGACACAAAAAACAGATAAAGCCACCAAAAACAAGATCAGTGACACACGGCAAAAATGTTGTTTCCTCAATCAGCATCGACGAGAAAATGAAAACAAAAGCTTCTCCACCACCGAAACTAACTAACCAAATGGAAAAAGGAGGCAACTTTACAGCGGACCTGCAAAAATCGGATTCCAAGAGGAAAAGAAAAACAAAATGAGTCCAGAAACAAACACAAATGTCGATCACTCTGGTCGAATAAGAAAGAGTAGACGAAAACCAGAAATCGGATATTCGTTAATGAACTTACGGGGTGGGTCGCCGGAGAAATTCTGAGTCTGGATAAGATTAGGGTTTTAGGAGTGAAGAAGATGAACAAGGAGAGAGAAGCAAGGGCGATGAGATTGATTTACTAAACGCCGTCGTTTCGAAACAGAACCTGCCCACTTAAAAACCCGCGAAACTTTTAACAATATAAGGCGGACGGATTTGAGGCTCCTTGTCGTTATTAATGGGCTTAAATGAGAGGTCCACTCTACAACGTAAGGCCCAAATCGATACTTGGTGACACGTGGTTCACTTAATTTACTCATTTTCTCCACAACTAGTGCGTCTTGTGAACTGGCCAAAATCGGAAGAGGGTTGCGGAAGCTCGGAAACATTTTCCAGGTGAGCTAATAGTCATATAACCAATGTAAAAGTGTAATATTATCTAACATAACAAAGAGTGAAACACTCTGTCTCTTTTTTTACTTCCCTGTTGGCTTCTTCACAGATCTCCCAGGTCGCGTGTCATGTAAGATACCGAGACAAGGACATGGTTTCCTTCGTGTGTTTTATAAAATTGCCCCCTCGAATATTATTAAAGTTTCAAATTTGGAATTATAGTATAGTTTGGGTTCTAAACGGCCCCAGCTAACGACGTCATTACTCACCGTAAGTCACTTCTAGCTCTGATGGCGTCACAACACCCACAAGGCACTTAACCGAACCGGTTTAACTTGGTAAAAGGGTTTAATTTTGTAAACGACGGTATGATTTGATTTGATGAACATCAATAAGAAACGAAATAATTTGGTATGGTTTTGGGCCTTGTAAACCGGATAATTAACGGCGTGAAATAAAGCGTCGGGAAAAGACTTTATATTCGTCGCTTTCCCCTCTCATCCCTTTTGCTCTCAGTCTCTCTCTCTAAAAAGAGAAGAGGAACAAAGCAAAGCCCTCGCTCGCGAGCATCATCGCAGCAGTACTCATCAATTTTTTCTCGCTTTCTCAGTCTTAACAGAAGCGAAAGTGTCGTCTTCCTCTTCTCCGGCGACGTTTTAAAACTTCCGGGAGCAGGTTCGATTGTTGTAACTCTCTCTCTGAGCAACTGTTTTGCTTAATTTGTGGTATTGATTTATTAGGGATTTCGTTTCTATGGGGGGNNNNNNNNNNNNNNNNNNNNNNNNNNNNNNNNNNNNNNNNNNNNNNNNNNNNNNNNNNNNNNNNNNNNNNNNNNNNNGGGCTCATATGAACATGGCTTGCAGATTTTGGGGCCTTAATCTCGGATCTGTTTATCCATGTCAGTTGAGTTGAGTTGAGTGATTTATTGATTCCTTTTTTTATAAAAAAAAAATTAATGGATGAATGTGTAATTTTATAGGGGGGGATTATCTTACTCTGTGATGTTTGATTCTTGTGTTTGCTCAGCAGCTTGAATTCCTGAAGCTTCGTAATCATGTCTTTGTTTCTTAGTATTTTTTTGAAGCTAAGAGCGGGATTGTCAGTTGCATATAGTTGCGAGTTCAGAGATGGGGAATGCATGTTGTGTTGCTGCTCGTGACAAAATGGTCCTCGTCGTGCCTCCTAACTCATCAGCTGCTGAGACTGAGAGGAGGAGGCCTTGGAGTTTCCGCTGGGATAATAATAATAATAATAATAATAATAGAGGAGGAGGAGGAGGACGTGTTGCTGGTGAAGATTCCTCTCTTACTTGGTTATCCGATGGTATTAGTCGTAACGATGGCTCTGACTTCAAATTTGAATCTCCTTTTGTGTCTTCTCATGGCTCCCCCCCTAGTTTACATAGCTTTCAGACTCAGACACTGCTCAAATCTCCCCCCCTCAGGTAATTCATTTCTGCTCCTTCAGTATATATTCTTCATCTTGGAATTGAGTGAAACACATGTATGGTGCTATTCACTTGGGACTTTAAAAGATTTTTCTTCAGACCGTGTTAAAATGTCTCTCTCAGTTCATGATGAACATAAGAAAGACTAGTCTATAATTATTGATACGAGTTTTCTGTTTGCTTCTTGCTTTGCCTATGCATCTATTTTCTTGATCACGATGTTCCTTATTATTGTGGCAGATCTATCATTTCCAAGATGTTCTTCCATGAATACTGTCTTCGAGCAGGTAAAGCCTGTTTCATCACTTCCTCTCATATCTTATAAGTTTTACCTTTGTTGATGCATAACCTCTCTTTCTCATTTTTATTTTTATCTCTCACACAGAAAGAAAATGTTTCAACAGAAGCTGCACCACCTTCATATCCACCTCCTCCACGATTGTCTCTTTCACTGGCTTCCCAACCATCTTCTTTCCCACCTTCACCACTTCCTTCCCACCCTGCAAGTTCATCCACACTTCAGCTGACACAGTCCCCTCGTCTATCAAAGCAACTCTCAGATGGTCAGATCTATGGAATTAACTCACTAAGCAGAAGCTCACCAACTGAAGAGAGGCTGGGAACTCCTTTCAGATATGATTCTTCTCAGAGTCGACCATCGGAAGGTTGGTCACAGCAAGCCTTTTCTGAAATGATGTCATCTTCTCGCTGCAACGAGCCTTTGTCTTATGATAATGGCTGCTTTGGCCTTGAACGTGACAAGATTGACCATCATAGCAACCGAATGTCCAATCATCAGAAGCAAACCTGTGGTGCATGCGCTAGACCCTTGTCAGAGAAATCCTTGTGGAGCAGCCAAAATATCTTTATGACCAATGAGCTCTCTGTGTCTGCATTTCTAGCTTGTGGGCATGTCTATCATGGTGAGTGTTTAGAGCAGATGACGCCAGAAATCGATAAGTTCGACCCATCATGCCCAATCTGTACATTGGGGGAGAAGAAAACAGCGATGCTGTCAGAGAAAGCATTGAAAGTGGAGATGAATTTGAAAGCTAAAAGACTCAGAAACAGAGTTTTGGACAGTGATTTTGAGTGCAACGATTTTGTAATGTTTGATCAGAGCCACATGGCTTCAGCAGCCGAGAGCCCTAAACTGGTATCGAGTTCGAGCGTCAAGAGCTATTCCGCAAAGCCTTTCTTGGCTCGACATTTCTCTTTTGGGTCCAGAGGTAACAGTAAATCCACTAAAGATGATCTTCCTGTCAGAAAGAAAGGCTTCTTCTGGACCAAATCCATCAAAATATGAACTTGTAAGCTGCTCTCTCTCTCTCTATATATATATATAGCTTAGTGAATTACAAGTTAGAGATTGATTGTGTTTGTGTTATTTCAGATTTTGCGTTGCTCTGTGAAGCGTAGAACTCGACACACACACGGACACGGTACCATTCATTTAAGACAAGCTATTTGTAGTTGCACATTGTCCTCATTGTTTTTTTTTTATAAATTGGTTACTTAATTTTCACACTTGTAAAGTTACAAATTTAGAATACAGGATTGGGTTGAAAACAACATTGAATCACTAGTCTATAAATTATTCTGGATGTGCATAGACTTGGACATGTTTTGTATTACATCTACTGGTGAGACTTCACCTCAGTCAAACCTCTCTCTGTAACCATTTGACTTGTTTCTCCTTATCATTGCTGCTCGTTATCATAACATATGGATGGAGTAACAAAGCATTGGAGTCACCGCACCTGAATGGCAGTGAAAAGCTTTCGCTGGTACGTTGATTAGTCTACTTTATGTTTCTTCATCACTTTCTTGCTTCAGGACGATCGTTTGGGACTACTTCGTTCATATATACTTGTTTGATAACCAAACTGATAGTGATCTGGTTAGAGTTTTTATTCTAGTTTTCTTTTTTAGTTTTCCTGAAATAGGAAACCATACTTATTTTATTTTTGGCGTTGTCTCTAAATTTTCTACATAACAGAATTAGTAGTTTGCTAAATATAAACCATTGAATATGATTGATGATCATACCCTCCACCAAATAACAACATACTCCCAAAAAACTGGCCACACATATAACAACTCACCCTTTCTCTCTTTGATGATCTTTGTTTTGTCTGGCTCTTTTCTTCAACCACACGCTATCCAACAATCTCCCCTCATTACTTCTTATTATTTGTTCTTCCTCATCCCTCTCTCTTCTCTCTTTCCTTCCCACCCAGGAAGGATGGAGACAAGAAAGAAACCAATCTTTGATTTTTCTCCAAAGCCTTCCATGGCTCTCCTCATGGCTATTCTCCTCTTCCTCTCAGGTTCTGTAGCGTCTGCAGCAGGACCTGCTACAGGCTTTAAACCGGCAGATGATATCCTCATTGATTGTGGAAGCAAATCTTCATCCAAAACCCCTGATGGAAAAGTCTTCAAGAGTGACCAAGATACGGTCCAATACATAGAAGCCAAGGATGATATTCAGGTCTCTGCCCCACCTTCAGCCAAGGTCGCTTCTCCTATCTACCTAACTGCAAGGATCTTCCGTGAGGAAGCCATCTACAAGTTCCATCTAAACCGACCTGGTTGGCATTGGGTTCGCCTCCATTTCTTGGCCTTCCCTAACGACAAGTTTGATCTCCAACAAGCAACTTTCTCCGTTCTAACGGAGAAGTATGTGTTGCTTCATAACTTTAAGATTACTAACAACAACAATGATAGCCAAGCTGTTCTCCAGAAGGAGTATCTAGTCAACATAACGGATGCACAGTTCTCCCTCAGGTTCAGACCTATGAAAACCTCCGCAGCGTTCATCAACGCTATCGAAGTTGTCTCAGCTCCGGACGAACTGATCTCTGATTCCGGCACAGCCCTTTTCCCGGTTAACGGTCTCTCCGGTCTGTCTGACTACGCTTACCAGTCTGTTTACAGAGTCAACGTTGGTGGTCCTTTGATCATGCCTCAGAATGATACATTAGGAAGAACATGGATACCAGATAAGGAGTTCTTGAAAGATGAGAACCTTGCCAAGGACGTTAAGACGACCCCTTCTGCAATCAAGTACCCTCCAGGAATTACACCTTTGATTGCTCCACAGACGGTTTATGCAACAGCTGCTGAAATGGCTGACTCTCACACCATTGCTCCTAACTTCAACGTCAGCTGGAACTTCCCTTCGAACCCGTCCTTTAACTACCTCATCAGGCTTCACTTCTGTGACATCGTTAGCAAATCTCTCAATGACCTTTACTTCAATGTGTACATCAACGGGAAAACTGCCATTTCTGGGCTGGATTTGTCCACTGTGGCAGGCGATCTCTCAGCTCCTTACTACAAAGACATTGTTGTGAACGCGACGCTTATGAGTCCTGAGCTGCTAGTCCAGATTAGTCCCATGGGAGAAGATACAGGCACTCCAAACGCAATCTTGAATGGAGTTGAGGTCTTGAAGATGAGCAACTCCGTGAACAGCCTTGACGGAGAGTTTGGAGTTGATGGTAGAACCACTGGCATGGGGAAACACGGTATGGTTGCGACCGCTGGGTTTGTGATGATGTTTGGAGCTTTCATTGGGCTTGGAGCCATGGTTTACAAGTGGAAGAAGAGGCCACAAGATTGGCAGAAGAGGAACAGTTTCTCCTCTTGGTTGCTTCCCATACACGCTGGTGACAGCACTTTCATGTCAAGCAAAGGCGGTTCTCAAAAATCAAACTTCTACAACTCAACCATGGGGCTAGGCCGCTCTTTCTCCCTTTCAGAACTTCAAGAAGCCACAAAGAACTTCGAAGCGTCTCAGATTATCGGTGTTGGAGGGTTCGGTAATGTCTATATTGCGACCCTCGACGATGGGACCAAAGTTGCTGTCAAGCGAGGTAACCCACAGTCTGAACAAGGAATCACTGAGTTTGAGACAGAGATTCAGATGCTTTCTAAGCTCAGACACAGACACTTGGTCTCCTTGATTGGTTACTGTGATGAAAACTCGGAGATGATCTTGGTCTATGAGTTCATGTCCAATGGCCCATTCAGAGATCATTTATACGGAAAGAACCTTGCTCCTTTGACCTGGAAACAGCGTCTTGAGATATGTATCGGTTCTGCTCGCGGGCTTCACTATCTGCACACAGGAACAGCGCAAGGGATTATCCACCGTGACGTCAAATCAACCAACATTCTTCTCGATGATGCTTTAGTTGCTAAGGTGGCTGACTTTGGTCTTTCTAAAGATGTAGCCTTCGGACAGAACCATGTCAGCACGGCAGTGAAAGGAAGTTTCGGTTACCTAGACCCGGAGTACTTTAGGAGACAACAACTTACCGATAAGTCTGATGTTTATTCATTTGGTGTCGTTCTTCTAGAAGCTCTCTGCGCAAGACCAGCCATCAACCCTCAGCTACCAAGAGAACAGGTTAACTTGGCTGAATGGGCTATGCAGTGGAAACGAAAAGGAATGCTCGAGAAGATCATGGATCCTCATTTGGCTGGAACTATAAACCCTGAATCGATGAAGAAGTTTGCGGAAGCTGCGGAGAAGTGTTTGGAAGATTACGGTGTTGATAGGCCATCAATGGGAGATGTTTTGTGGAACTTGGAATATGCTCTCCAGCTTCAAGAGGCATTCACTCAGGGCAAAGCAGAGGAGAATGAGAACGGTGAGCCAGGTGTTGTGGTTCCGCCAGCAGATACAACTCCAATCACTCCTGCAGTCGCCACCAACGCGACTGCTGCGGGTAGTGTTCCAGCTGCTTCTAAGGTGGAAGAGAACAATGGTGCAGCCGAGGCTCAGGCCGTGGATGAACACTCTGGTACAACCATGTTTACTCAGTTTGCTAGCCTTAACGGAAGATAAACAAAAAAACAAGTGACAGATAACTAATTTAAAAAAAGACAAAAACAAACAAAAAGAATTTGTTACCATTAACAGTAATTGAAATGGAAAAGAATGACTGTTTGTTTCTTATTATGTTTTTGTGATATTTATATTTTTTTGGTGTATTATGTCAAATTTCTCTATTTTTTTTGTATGAATGTAATTCGTGGGTGGATATGTATTTGTATGTATACTAACTAAATGCTCTGATGCATTTATCTACTTATCCTCCTTTGTTGTAGCTGTTAATCTTTTTTTTGTTCTGTAGTTGTTAATCTTAGCCGGTTGCAAATACAACTTCTTATTAAAACTTGCGTGTGTGTATGTAACGAATCTTCCTACAACTTCGCATTAACACTGCGTTTTTTTCTTGTAGTTGTTAATCTTAGGTTGCAATTACAACTTCATATTAAAACTTGAGTGTGTGTGTGTAATGAATCTTCTTACAACTTCGGACTCTCTCCATTGGTTGGCTCTCGATTTCTCTGCTGTTTTTTTGAGGAAGGTGAAGGAGGTGTATTGAACTGTGGATTTTAAAGGTTTGATTGGATTTGAGAAAAGTTTGAGTTTGAAGAGATTTGGACTAAAATCTCATTTATATGGGTGGAATTTAGAAAAGGTAAAAAAGATTTGGGTGAGATTTTTTCTTAAATTTCAGAGTGCTTTAGATCATTTGTTGGAAGATCAGAAGTTTATTAATCCAAAAGAAGCGAAAGAGATGTTTGAGTTGGAAGATCACAAAAAAATTAAACAAAGATAACAAGAACCATCTAAATATGATTTCTACCAATTGTTACCCAATAACTAATTTGTTTTGTTTTTACTAACAAGTGCTCTCCGCTTTACAGCTTTACCAAAGTAAAATTACTATAGAACAAACACTGAAATTAGCCTCATACATTTAAATCCAGTTTAAACTAAATGTCATTCACTTAATTAGGCTTTTAAAACCCAAAGTTTAAACCTGCCTTCATGCGTCATGC is a genomic window containing:
- the LOC106302017 gene encoding transcription factor TFIIIB component B''-like isoform X2, encoding MDLDFDDQPPAAPAGIARAGAKFKPKGRPQPKKKQLSLSTSQPTTLSTLLPSEMLSATQSQDPVSLDDVSTVVPDSELINQSTVVPISKENVFSQGLSVLRPCSNVNSEGKKCDNGTEAAPANPPDDPKSLDSATFGDFVTQSMQTGDDECHWNMETLNIIQEEGITAAYEQHSGKIQPKPRLQDAVIEEPESHYSVDYPTAANQSKVMVTATNTVPGGEEHEDHVIGEEGNGLGTTVEEEATRSGRESKKGKSKRARKQKTTSEEEPNKSSETPQKKKFKHSSRWKRNRTLEKELLETPDDEIKFLPIKDMLRLVEYREWMEKKEAKGAPVVPPTQESNTNASEDNHYYSQGFDAEDEFGMAETENQENNVVKPDSPVNYQTYMKKTPRTRWSKQDTELFYERIQEFGGNLSMVQQLFPDRTCQQIKLKFKLEERRNPLKLSDALSTRSKHITHFHTLIKKLLQQEAAAEREAEDGEEAETTTDVPENEELAKSEETGDGVAGVKEPDGGDIENNGRDECEDNEGDDDDEFWNSYKSDM
- the LOC106306923 gene encoding uncharacterized protein LOC106306923 isoform X1, which translates into the protein MVLVVTMALTSNLNLLLCLLMAPPLVYIAFRLRHCSNLPPSDLSFPRCSSMNTVFEQKENVSTEAAPPSYPPPPRLSLSLASQPSSFPPSPLPSHPASSSTLQLTQSPRLSKQLSDGQIYGINSLSRSSPTEERLGTPFRYDSSQSRPSEGWSQQAFSEMMSSSRCNEPLSYDNGCFGLERDKIDHHSNRMSNHQKQTCGACARPLSEKSLWSSQNIFMTNELSVSAFLACGHVYHGECLEQMTPEIDKFDPSCPICTLGEKKTAMLSEKALKVEMNLKAKRLRNRVLDSDFECNDFVMFDQSHMASAAESPKLVSSSSVKSYSAKPFLARHFSFGSRGNSKSTKDDLPVRKKGFFWTKSIKI
- the LOC106306923 gene encoding probable serine/threonine-protein kinase DDB_G0278665 isoform X2; amino-acid sequence: MGNACCVAARDKMVLVVPPNSSAAETERRRPWSFRWDNNNNNNNNRGGGGGRVAGEDSSLTWLSDGISRNDGSDFKFESPFVSSHGSPPSLHSFQTQTLLKSPVADLSFPRCSSMNTVFEQKENVSTEAAPPSYPPPPRLSLSLASQPSSFPPSPLPSHPASSSTLQLTQSPRLSKQLSDGQIYGINSLSRSSPTEERLGTPFRYDSSQSRPSEGWSQQAFSEMMSSSRCNEPLSYDNGCFGLERDKIDHHSNRMSNHQKQTCGACARPLSEKSLWSSQNIFMTNELSVSAFLACGHVYHGECLEQMTPEIDKFDPSCPICTLGEKKTAMLSEKALKVEMNLKAKRLRNRVLDSDFECNDFVMFDQSHMASAAESPKLVSSSSVKSYSAKPFLARHFSFGSRGNSKSTKDDLPVRKKGFFWTKSIKI
- the LOC106302017 gene encoding transcription factor TFIIIB component B''-like isoform X1, producing the protein MLIEETTFLPCVTDLVFGGFICFLCRKGTSQSLMDLDFDDQPPAAPAGIARAGAKFKPKGRPQPKKKQLSLSTSQPTTLSTLLPSEMLSATQSQDPVSLDDVSTVVPDSELINQSTVVPISKENVFSQGLSVLRPCSNVNSEGKKCDNGTEAAPANPPDDPKSLDSATFGDFVTQSMQTGDDECHWNMETLNIIQEEGITAAYEQHSGKIQPKPRLQDAVIEEPESHYSVDYPTAANQSKVMVTATNTVPGGEEHEDHVIGEEGNGLGTTVEEEATRSGRESKKGKSKRARKQKTTSEEEPNKSSETPQKKKFKHSSRWKRNRTLEKELLETPDDEIKFLPIKDMLRLVEYREWMEKKEAKGAPVVPPTQESNTNASEDNHYYSQGFDAEDEFGMAETENQENNVVKPDSPVNYQTYMKKTPRTRWSKQDTELFYERIQEFGGNLSMVQQLFPDRTCQQIKLKFKLEERRNPLKLSDALSTRSKHITHFHTLIKKLLQQEAAAEREAEDGEEAETTTDVPENEELAKSEETGDGVAGVKEPDGGDIENNGRDECEDNEGDDDDEFWNSYKSDM
- the LOC106306922 gene encoding probable receptor-like protein kinase At4g39110 — protein: MIDDHTLHQITTYSQKTGHTYNNSPFLSLMIFVLSGSFLQPHAIQQSPLITSYYLFFLIPLSSLFPSHPGRMETRKKPIFDFSPKPSMALLMAILLFLSGSVASAAGPATGFKPADDILIDCGSKSSSKTPDGKVFKSDQDTVQYIEAKDDIQVSAPPSAKVASPIYLTARIFREEAIYKFHLNRPGWHWVRLHFLAFPNDKFDLQQATFSVLTEKYVLLHNFKITNNNNDSQAVLQKEYLVNITDAQFSLRFRPMKTSAAFINAIEVVSAPDELISDSGTALFPVNGLSGLSDYAYQSVYRVNVGGPLIMPQNDTLGRTWIPDKEFLKDENLAKDVKTTPSAIKYPPGITPLIAPQTVYATAAEMADSHTIAPNFNVSWNFPSNPSFNYLIRLHFCDIVSKSLNDLYFNVYINGKTAISGLDLSTVAGDLSAPYYKDIVVNATLMSPELLVQISPMGEDTGTPNAILNGVEVLKMSNSVNSLDGEFGVDGRTTGMGKHGMVATAGFVMMFGAFIGLGAMVYKWKKRPQDWQKRNSFSSWLLPIHAGDSTFMSSKGGSQKSNFYNSTMGLGRSFSLSELQEATKNFEASQIIGVGGFGNVYIATLDDGTKVAVKRGNPQSEQGITEFETEIQMLSKLRHRHLVSLIGYCDENSEMILVYEFMSNGPFRDHLYGKNLAPLTWKQRLEICIGSARGLHYLHTGTAQGIIHRDVKSTNILLDDALVAKVADFGLSKDVAFGQNHVSTAVKGSFGYLDPEYFRRQQLTDKSDVYSFGVVLLEALCARPAINPQLPREQVNLAEWAMQWKRKGMLEKIMDPHLAGTINPESMKKFAEAAEKCLEDYGVDRPSMGDVLWNLEYALQLQEAFTQGKAEENENGEPGVVVPPADTTPITPAVATNATAAGSVPAASKVEENNGAAEAQAVDEHSGTTMFTQFASLNGR